From the Mahella australiensis 50-1 BON genome, the window CGCACCTTTCACAGCAACCAGCGACTACCTGTTCGTTAGCCAGCACCGTGCCACACGACGGACACCAATTAACGCGCGCCTTTTTCTTATAGGCCAGACCGTTCTTATAAAACTGAAGGAACAACCACTGAGTCCATTTGTAGTAAGCCGGGTGACAAGATGCCACCTCGCGATCCCAATCATAACTTATACCTAATTGTTTGAGCTGGCGGCGCATATTGTTTATATTATCCCATGTCCATTTGCTAGGCTCCACACCGTTTTTTATAGCGGCATTCTCAGCCGGCAGACCAAATGCATCCCAGCCCATAGGATGCAATACATTATAGCCCTGCATACGCTTATAACGAGCTATGACATCGCCTATCGAATAATTGCGAACATGACCCATATGTAATTTCCCTGACGGATACGGGAACATCTCCAACATATAATATTTGGGCTTTTGATTGTCTTCCGTCGCCTTAAAAGCTTTGGTTTTTTCCCATTCATCTTGCCATCGGCCTTCTATAGCCTTAAAATCATAAATCAATTACTGTCTAACCTTCCTCTCTTAATAGACATCTATGTATCGACAAATGCTTCGAGCACACTACCCGAAGCATTTGATAAATGCATCTTTATAAATTATGCTTTGGCGGCGACATGTATATTGTCGCCCTCACTCCATAATCTTTCCAGACTGTAAAATTCTCTTTCTTGCTGCCGAAATATATGGACTATCACATCGCCATAATCCATAACTATCCAGCAGCCTTCCCTGTATCCTTCCAGACGCCTGAGTGGAATATGACACTCATCCATTTTCTCTTCGATATAATCGCACAATGCCCTAGACTGTACCGTCGACCTCACGCTGCATATCACGAATTCATCCGCTATAATGGTCATCTCAGCCACATCCAAAACGATTATATCCTGCGCCTTTTTGTCATCCATCATGCGCCCTATCATCAACGCCATCTCTTTTGATTTCAATGCCAAAAAATCATTACCCCCATTTATTTTTGTTTACAAATATATTATACAACCTTTTGGCTTAATTGCAATATCACATCTTAACCGAACAATTTGGCCAATATCTGTATAATTATAAAAATAACCGGCCCGGCTATAATGTATATGATACCTATGGCATGCGAGAAATGAGCCTCTCTTATTAAGCCTTTATGATGCATCTCCGGTGCATCCACTATGATATCGAATAGGCCTATAACGACTACCATGACCATCGTCCATATATTGTAGATGCTCTTTGCGGCATCCATAATACCTGCCATATATCTAGTCTTTTATCCTCCTTATAACAGCTATTGTATATAGAATTATTGGCATAATGAATAATATACCTATACCATATGGTATCAGAAAGCGGAAGAATTTATTTGCCTCTATGATATTTTGCGGTATAAGGGATATTGTATATATGATCGGCACCAAGGGCATGATCAACGGCTTATATTCGGTAAAGCCCAACATTTGTGACAGGACTAGTGCTGCAGCCCATAACAACCCCGCTATGGTAGGCAAAACCATCATAAGCCATAAACCTATAAAGATGGTGGGCAAACGTTCTATGAACATGCCCGGGTATTCCGCCGCTGACAACGCTGATACCGATGGTACAATAGATGTCTTCGCCCCATTTTCTCCTATAGTACCTATAGTAAGGAATATCATAAAGATTCCGATAAAAGCTACGATGACAGAGGCGTACAGTGCCTCTTTGCCTATAGCCCTGGGTTTGCTTAAAAACGGGACTATAATAAAAAGAAGGCTCATTTCCTCCCAATCCGCAATTCCTTTTACGCCGGCTTTTAATATGGGTATAGGGCCTTCGGCCATAAAAGGCAACAGATTATCGAGTTTTACATTCGGTATAACAAATGCAAATAGAAGCAATATAAGCGGCAAAACGCTTATGCCGAGCAGCATCGACATGCGCGATAACGGTTCTATACCGTATCGAGCTATGTATATGGCCGCAACCAAAAAAGAAAACGCTATAACCTCAGTAGGGGTTTTGTCCAACAGAGTCAACTTTGTTATCTCACACATACCCCTAAGCGCCCGAGCTGATACAAGCAGCCAGTACGCAGCCAAAATCATTGACAATACCAATCCTATCCATGCCCCCATTATAATGCAGCTATACTCGACAAATCCGTGTTTATAGAACCTCTTACTCAAGGCACCCATAGCCAGTATTCCAGGCAAGACAAAAGCATATCCCGTCAAATAGGCCAGCCACGCGTCCGGCCCCGATTCCTGCGCTAGAAGACGTGCATCTATCAAAGAACCGATCTCTATCATAGTAGCCACAAGAAAGAACATTGCTTCTTGTTCATTTATCCTATCATTATTTTTAAACATACCTACACCTCAATATTTCATACCAACACGTCGTATCTTAGTATCTACATGCACCGATACCGGCATGGACCCATATATATCATCCCACTTTTTTTCGATGCCCTTCCATTCTTTATAATGATGCTTTTCCATATAATCGCCAAAACCCAAAGCATCGGTCTTATACTGCTTCTGCAATTTATCTATCATGAAATCTATTTCCCGCTCTAACTCTTCCGATACCGCCTGCTCGGCTTTAGCTATATAAGCCTCATCCGCTGTCTTATCGCCGTTTATCTCGGCAATATTGCCTTCCATCCTTATCTCTATAGCCATAGAAGGCTTCTTATCCTTAAAGTCAGCTTTTAACTGGGTATGCTCTCCATATATTTCAAATGTCAAAGACCCTGCCTTGCTTTTAGGATCCTTCACTACTATCTCGCCACCTTTTATCTTTCCCATAACGAACTGCGCAGCTCGGGTCTCTTGCTCTCCCAACCATCCCGCTAACTTACCATCCTTTATAAGGCCGCTGCCAGCTATTTTTATGTCTTTATCTTCAGATATGCTTATGCGCCCCGTAAGCATACTGTATCCATCGCCGAGTTTATGCAGAAAATCACAGAGATCAGTATCTATAAAACGGCCGGTCTTAGCACCCTGCTGTAGCTGATCTGATATAAACATGGAAACCGAGTGAGCTATTTGCGGCTGAGCAGAAAATATATCTTTGGCCGAACCGTCAGCTATAAGCACCTTTATGCCACGCATACTTTCCGGGTCTCGTGCCCAAAAATCCAGTACATCGAGCAGATTATAGCGCTCAGCCAGTTCTTCCCCTATGACGAGCACTTTCTGGTGACCGAAGAATAATACGCGGTCGGAACGAGTGGCCATTTGGCGTTCTATTTCAAAGAAACTCGTACCGGTGCTGCTGTACACCCATGCAGGTTTTTGATTTCCAGCGCTACCTGCATTACTGCTTCCATTATTCTGACCTAACATGAATCTAAATACGGGTATCTCGAGCGTCAGCATAAACGGATTGACATTATATCCTTCTATATTTTCCATACCTTTATTCTTATTGCTTTCGGGCGCCACATCGGCAGCGGCGCCCAACACAAAGGCCTGCTTATCTATTTCTACCTTATCCCAACAACCTGTTAATATCGGCGCTAATATCAATCCTAATATCAATAGTTTTTTCAATGTTTAACGACCTTCTCACGATACACGACGTCACTTGTCTTATCCTTATTCATGCGCTGTTCATCCTGCAGATGT encodes:
- the rsfS gene encoding ribosome silencing factor, coding for MALKSKEMALMIGRMMDDKKAQDIIVLDVAEMTIIADEFVICSVRSTVQSRALCDYIEEKMDECHIPLRRLEGYREGCWIVMDYGDVIVHIFRQQEREFYSLERLWSEGDNIHVAAKA
- a CDS encoding CLC_0170 family protein — its product is MAGIMDAAKSIYNIWTMVMVVVIGLFDIIVDAPEMHHKGLIREAHFSHAIGIIYIIAGPVIFIIIQILAKLFG
- a CDS encoding GerAB/ArcD/ProY family transporter, with product MFKNNDRINEQEAMFFLVATMIEIGSLIDARLLAQESGPDAWLAYLTGYAFVLPGILAMGALSKRFYKHGFVEYSCIIMGAWIGLVLSMILAAYWLLVSARALRGMCEITKLTLLDKTPTEVIAFSFLVAAIYIARYGIEPLSRMSMLLGISVLPLILLLFAFVIPNVKLDNLLPFMAEGPIPILKAGVKGIADWEEMSLLFIIVPFLSKPRAIGKEALYASVIVAFIGIFMIFLTIGTIGENGAKTSIVPSVSALSAAEYPGMFIERLPTIFIGLWLMMVLPTIAGLLWAAALVLSQMLGFTEYKPLIMPLVPIIYTISLIPQNIIEANKFFRFLIPYGIGILFIMPIILYTIAVIRRIKD
- a CDS encoding Ger(x)C family spore germination protein; this translates as MKKLLILGLILAPILTGCWDKVEIDKQAFVLGAAADVAPESNKNKGMENIEGYNVNPFMLTLEIPVFRFMLGQNNGSSNAGSAGNQKPAWVYSSTGTSFFEIERQMATRSDRVLFFGHQKVLVIGEELAERYNLLDVLDFWARDPESMRGIKVLIADGSAKDIFSAQPQIAHSVSMFISDQLQQGAKTGRFIDTDLCDFLHKLGDGYSMLTGRISISEDKDIKIAGSGLIKDGKLAGWLGEQETRAAQFVMGKIKGGEIVVKDPKSKAGSLTFEIYGEHTQLKADFKDKKPSMAIEIRMEGNIAEINGDKTADEAYIAKAEQAVSEELEREIDFMIDKLQKQYKTDALGFGDYMEKHHYKEWKGIEKKWDDIYGSMPVSVHVDTKIRRVGMKY